One region of Jonesiaceae bacterium BS-20 genomic DNA includes:
- a CDS encoding beta-L-arabinofuranosidase domain-containing protein: protein MKSSFWKRTCSAIAALSMTVGTAFVAMPAYASADGPNLDQVRVLDLSFDGTLGAAPNSTELSDAGPNKFDGTIAGNGATFVAGQVGQALSLTGAQHVELGTSAKLQPQNLSLSFWLNPNKPMAGEQVIAWHKGEWNGAGWYLASQDENSLVFSVTDAAGVTGEFYVTKPRADLLPAGQWTHITVTYDAALRMTSFYQNGIKIGETATGREAGSVGAIGQSDVLKGLGWNGPSYKGNSLNAAIDELEVFSAAITPDQVRVLFNEAGGETENQKVIEADLDAISLEKTLYSGTAPLVVVGPNGSVITWTTSDPDLIKLNGDGTMTVIQPESGNSDGQVTLTATATLGSETGTRQYLATVPALLSPDVPALISETGISAVALDDPFLVAAQTSGLEYLLNLEPQKFLYNFYDVAGVTQPSGNSPYANSWEDPNGWNFRGHMFGHYMSALAQQYAYTSDPQELNELANRMDEVLTGLEISQDTWSARFPDAAGYISAFPEAFLQQDGNGGRIDGLPANDTRRSGDVLIVSYYNLHKVLAGLVEIAQTVPAAEGGDRALEIAHQLGSYLANRLVGNVNKEQMLRTEYGGMNEALYDLYALTKDDSIKDVAEMFDETSLIRDLANGKNVLAGKHANTTIPKLSGALARYTVLTQDQELFNRLTPQEQAELPMYKKAAEEFWQMVIDDHTYINGGNSQSEHFHSPGELWKDAATNSPTSGYGNNSTDESCNVYNMLKLTRELFRTNLDVKYADYYELAYTNQTMASIDTDNGTTTYFQPMDAGYFKVFGSDSSPEFWCCTGTGLESISKLGDSIYFLDQRGSGTDVYVNMFYSSTLKVAGQQTTVKQESTIPDGNSTTFTVTGEAKDLTLKLRKPDWAAGQVTVTVNGTAISTSDTGGFIPVPVNAGDKVIYTIPMEVRVQATADNPNYMAFAYGPIVLAAPLDSNVPMTTYDAGVMVKMPNYDGTVTKQIIPTNEDASEWANAITENLVRLPNTPTGKLQFGLKNVDQAAADLRFEPWYSLKDSRYGIYFTLSEPDSMEAQKVIADRKARERAEKYSYDFLNQFDNNNIEKSKNLQTSGNTSIGVWQGRGFRHAENGGWFSYDLKYNNAVDAKNYLSRTYFGADAGRTFKIYINDQLFLNESIPAGHGDNFFDAVSLIDYDKFLKGNTKTDSDGNPVITVKFVADRWAGGIFGLAVTGQDMNSVVYDSNPGLQDLSFTSGSLSPEFASDTTEYTLKVSTTATETSFLAVPAEQAGLIKILGNDGTEILIDDTTARVVKLNDSEVSLTIRSYAEDWTTYRDYSVTIVADDSEDGDGDGDGDGDGDGDGDGPGNGDGDGDGDGDGDGDGDGDGDGDGDGDGDGDGDGDGDGPGNGSGNGNGDGDGDGDGDGNGDGNGNGDGNGNGDGNGKSDGITPGQSDSDSDQLPKTGFAGFTAGLMAFLVLAVGTALIAHRRRQTL from the coding sequence GAAGAGAACCTGCTCGGCCATTGCGGCCCTTTCAATGACGGTTGGGACAGCTTTTGTAGCCATGCCCGCCTACGCCAGCGCGGACGGACCTAATTTAGACCAGGTGCGCGTGCTCGATCTGTCATTTGATGGGACATTGGGAGCTGCTCCCAATAGCACTGAGCTTTCCGATGCCGGCCCCAATAAATTCGACGGAACGATCGCTGGTAACGGGGCCACGTTTGTTGCCGGCCAGGTTGGCCAGGCATTATCTCTAACCGGCGCTCAGCACGTTGAACTTGGCACCAGTGCCAAACTACAGCCGCAGAATCTCTCGCTTTCGTTCTGGCTCAACCCAAATAAGCCAATGGCCGGCGAGCAGGTCATTGCTTGGCACAAGGGAGAGTGGAACGGGGCGGGTTGGTACCTCGCTTCCCAAGATGAGAACTCCCTCGTGTTCTCCGTGACCGATGCGGCCGGAGTCACCGGCGAGTTCTATGTAACTAAGCCGCGGGCAGACCTGCTACCCGCCGGGCAGTGGACACACATCACCGTCACCTACGACGCTGCGCTTCGCATGACTTCCTTCTACCAAAATGGCATCAAGATCGGGGAAACCGCGACCGGCCGGGAAGCAGGTTCTGTCGGAGCAATCGGGCAGTCTGATGTGCTCAAGGGGCTGGGATGGAACGGTCCCTCATACAAGGGGAATTCCCTCAACGCGGCGATCGATGAACTCGAAGTCTTCAGCGCTGCCATCACCCCTGACCAGGTTCGTGTTCTCTTCAACGAGGCAGGTGGAGAAACCGAGAACCAGAAGGTTATTGAAGCCGATCTTGACGCAATTTCGCTCGAAAAGACTTTATATAGCGGAACCGCACCGCTCGTAGTTGTAGGACCCAATGGTTCGGTCATCACTTGGACAACCTCGGATCCTGACTTGATCAAACTCAATGGTGACGGAACCATGACGGTAATTCAGCCTGAGTCTGGCAACTCCGACGGACAGGTCACGCTCACCGCAACCGCAACCCTAGGTTCAGAAACCGGGACACGGCAATATCTTGCTACTGTTCCGGCTTTGCTCTCACCAGACGTTCCGGCGCTCATCTCCGAGACCGGAATTTCCGCAGTCGCCCTAGACGATCCCTTCCTCGTTGCTGCACAAACCAGCGGCCTAGAGTATCTACTGAATTTGGAACCACAAAAGTTCCTCTACAACTTCTATGACGTTGCAGGAGTCACTCAACCCTCAGGTAACTCCCCCTATGCAAATAGTTGGGAAGATCCTAACGGCTGGAACTTCCGCGGCCACATGTTTGGCCACTACATGTCTGCGCTTGCGCAGCAGTACGCCTACACATCCGACCCTCAAGAGCTCAATGAACTTGCGAACCGGATGGATGAAGTGCTGACCGGGCTGGAAATCTCCCAGGACACTTGGAGCGCCAGATTCCCAGATGCTGCCGGATACATCTCCGCGTTCCCAGAAGCATTCCTGCAACAGGACGGTAATGGCGGCAGAATTGACGGGCTACCCGCCAATGACACCCGTCGCAGCGGTGACGTGCTGATCGTTTCCTACTACAACCTGCACAAGGTTTTGGCCGGCCTAGTCGAGATAGCCCAGACCGTACCCGCTGCCGAGGGTGGTGACCGCGCATTAGAGATCGCCCACCAGCTGGGGTCCTACCTTGCAAACCGACTTGTTGGGAATGTGAACAAGGAACAGATGCTAAGGACCGAGTACGGCGGAATGAATGAAGCCCTGTACGACCTGTATGCGCTCACTAAGGACGACAGCATCAAGGACGTAGCGGAGATGTTCGATGAGACTTCGCTGATCCGCGATCTTGCCAACGGAAAGAACGTATTAGCCGGAAAGCACGCCAACACCACCATCCCCAAACTCTCAGGCGCGCTGGCCCGCTACACCGTATTGACGCAGGATCAAGAACTCTTCAACCGCCTCACGCCCCAGGAACAGGCCGAGTTGCCCATGTATAAGAAGGCAGCCGAGGAATTCTGGCAAATGGTTATTGATGACCACACCTATATCAACGGTGGAAATAGCCAATCAGAGCACTTCCACTCCCCCGGAGAACTGTGGAAGGATGCCGCAACCAACAGTCCAACTAGCGGGTACGGCAATAACTCAACGGATGAAAGCTGCAACGTGTATAACATGTTGAAGTTGACCCGAGAACTGTTCCGGACCAACCTTGACGTCAAGTACGCGGACTATTACGAGTTGGCCTACACCAACCAAACCATGGCATCGATTGATACCGACAACGGAACGACCACCTATTTCCAACCGATGGATGCCGGGTACTTCAAGGTCTTTGGCTCGGATTCAAGCCCCGAGTTCTGGTGCTGCACCGGAACCGGACTGGAATCCATTTCCAAACTTGGTGACTCCATTTACTTCCTGGACCAACGCGGCAGCGGAACTGACGTTTACGTCAATATGTTCTACAGTTCGACGCTTAAAGTAGCCGGTCAACAGACCACGGTTAAACAAGAATCCACCATCCCAGACGGCAACTCCACAACCTTCACCGTCACCGGTGAGGCGAAAGACCTGACGCTTAAACTCCGTAAACCGGACTGGGCTGCAGGTCAGGTAACAGTTACCGTCAACGGAACGGCAATCAGCACGTCGGACACAGGTGGCTTCATCCCAGTTCCGGTCAATGCCGGAGACAAGGTCATCTACACCATTCCCATGGAAGTCCGAGTTCAAGCCACCGCGGACAACCCAAACTACATGGCCTTTGCCTATGGTCCGATCGTCTTAGCTGCCCCGCTGGATAGCAACGTTCCAATGACCACATACGATGCTGGCGTCATGGTCAAAATGCCAAACTACGACGGCACGGTGACTAAGCAGATCATCCCTACCAACGAGGATGCCTCCGAGTGGGCGAACGCAATCACCGAGAACCTCGTACGGTTGCCAAACACTCCTACGGGCAAGCTCCAATTTGGTTTGAAAAACGTTGACCAAGCAGCAGCCGATCTCCGGTTTGAACCTTGGTATTCGTTGAAGGACTCCCGGTACGGAATCTACTTCACACTGAGTGAACCTGATTCCATGGAAGCTCAAAAGGTAATCGCAGACAGGAAAGCACGCGAGCGTGCCGAAAAGTACTCCTACGACTTCCTCAATCAGTTTGATAACAACAACATTGAGAAGTCCAAGAACCTGCAAACCAGCGGCAACACGAGCATTGGAGTATGGCAGGGCCGCGGATTCCGGCACGCTGAAAATGGCGGCTGGTTCAGCTACGACCTCAAGTACAACAACGCCGTAGACGCCAAAAACTACCTCAGCCGGACCTACTTTGGGGCCGATGCCGGTCGCACCTTCAAGATCTACATCAACGACCAACTCTTCCTCAATGAAAGTATCCCTGCGGGCCACGGCGACAACTTCTTCGATGCCGTGTCACTCATTGACTACGACAAGTTCCTGAAGGGTAATACCAAGACGGATTCCGATGGTAATCCCGTGATCACGGTCAAGTTTGTGGCTGATCGTTGGGCCGGCGGCATCTTTGGTTTGGCGGTTACCGGTCAAGACATGAATAGTGTGGTTTACGACAGCAACCCCGGGCTCCAAGACCTGAGTTTCACCTCCGGTTCCCTGTCCCCAGAGTTTGCCAGCGACACCACCGAATACACTCTCAAAGTCTCGACCACCGCAACCGAAACTTCATTCCTAGCGGTCCCAGCAGAACAAGCCGGCCTGATCAAGATCCTAGGCAACGATGGCACGGAAATACTCATCGATGACACTACCGCTCGCGTAGTCAAGCTCAACGACTCCGAGGTATCCCTGACAATCCGCTCCTACGCGGAGGATTGGACTACCTACCGAGACTACTCCGTAACCATCGTTGCTGATGACAGCGAAGACGGTGACGGTGACGGTGACGGCGACGGTGACGGCGACGGTGACGGCGACGGTCCAGGAAACGGTGACGGCGACGGTGACGGTGACGGCGACGGTGACGGCGACGGTGACGGCGACGGTGACGGCGACGGTGACGGCGACGGCGACGGCGACGGTGACGGCGACGGTGATGGTCCAGGAAACGGCTCAGGAAACGGTAACGGAGACGGAGACGGAGACGGAGACGGAGACGGCAACGGTGACGGCAACGGTAACGGAGACGGCAACGGTAACGGAGACGGCAACGGCAAGAGCGATGGCATCACGCCGGGGCAAAGCGATTCCGACTCTGACCAGTTACCAAAGACCGGTTTCGCTGGTTTCACGGCTGGATTGATGGCGTTCCTGGTGCTGGCTGTAGGTACCGCACTGATTGCCCACAGGCGCAGACAAACCCTGTAG
- the sucC gene encoding ADP-forming succinate--CoA ligase subunit beta — translation MDLFEYQARDIFEKHGVPVLGGVVATTVEEARQGAEKLGGGTVVVKAQVKTGGRGKAGGVKLAHSVEEAAEKAGEILGMDIKGHTVHRVMLAEGAKIAQEFYFSVLLDRSNRSYLAMASVEGGMEIEVLAVERPEALAKIEVDPNVGIDLAKATEIADAAGFAPEIKDQIIDTFQKLWTVYLEEDATLVEVNPLVLTEDGKVVALDGKVSLDDNAAFRHPHHADLEDKEAADPLEAKAAASDLNYVKLDGEVGIIGNGAGLVMSTLDVVAYAGENHGGVKPANFLDIGGGASAEVMAAGLDVILGDPQVKSVFVNVFGGITACDAVANGIVKALEILGDAATKPLVVRLDGNNVVEGRAILTEANHPLITLAQTMDGGADKAAELANA, via the coding sequence GTGGACCTGTTCGAATACCAAGCGCGTGACATCTTTGAAAAGCACGGCGTACCCGTATTGGGTGGCGTTGTTGCAACAACAGTAGAAGAGGCTCGCCAAGGCGCTGAAAAACTTGGCGGCGGAACCGTAGTTGTTAAGGCACAGGTGAAGACCGGTGGCCGCGGAAAAGCTGGGGGAGTGAAGCTCGCTCACTCAGTTGAGGAAGCAGCCGAGAAGGCCGGCGAAATCCTAGGCATGGACATCAAGGGCCACACGGTGCACCGCGTGATGCTCGCTGAAGGTGCCAAGATTGCCCAGGAGTTCTACTTCTCCGTACTTCTTGACCGTTCCAACCGTTCTTACCTTGCCATGGCAAGCGTTGAGGGTGGCATGGAGATCGAGGTTTTGGCAGTCGAGCGCCCTGAGGCTCTCGCCAAGATCGAGGTTGACCCGAACGTGGGAATCGACCTGGCCAAGGCCACCGAGATCGCCGACGCAGCTGGTTTTGCGCCGGAGATTAAGGACCAAATCATTGACACCTTCCAGAAGCTCTGGACCGTGTACCTCGAAGAAGACGCAACCCTGGTTGAGGTTAACCCGCTGGTTCTGACGGAAGACGGCAAGGTCGTTGCCCTTGACGGCAAGGTGTCACTCGATGACAACGCCGCATTCCGCCACCCACACCACGCAGACCTTGAAGACAAGGAAGCTGCCGACCCTCTTGAGGCCAAGGCAGCAGCCAGCGACCTCAACTACGTCAAGCTTGACGGTGAGGTCGGGATCATCGGTAACGGTGCAGGACTGGTTATGTCCACCCTCGACGTCGTTGCTTACGCCGGTGAAAACCACGGTGGCGTCAAGCCAGCTAACTTCCTAGACATCGGTGGTGGTGCCTCAGCAGAGGTAATGGCCGCTGGTCTGGACGTCATTCTGGGCGACCCACAGGTGAAGTCCGTGTTCGTTAACGTATTCGGTGGAATTACCGCGTGTGACGCGGTTGCCAACGGAATTGTTAAGGCACTTGAAATTCTCGGCGATGCAGCGACCAAGCCACTTGTTGTTCGTCTTGACGGCAACAACGTTGTCGAGGGACGCGCAATCTTGACCGAGGCAAACCACCCGCTGATCACCCTAGCGCAGACGATGGACGGTGGAGCCGACAAGGCCGCCGAACTCGCTAACGCCTGA
- a CDS encoding glycogen/starch/alpha-glucan phosphorylase has translation MDAKDFASAFEQELRYSRGVSLTQASEQDTYVAFAQTVRRQLVDRWLKTGDAYSQSTGKTVAYLSAEYLLGPQGENALLATGLEAAARTGLSDLGLDLDRILAYEIEPGLGNGGLGRLAACFIDSLATLNIPAVGYGIRYNYGIFRQTFVEGKQAEQPDTWLSLGTPWEIAHPELAQPVHFGGHVEDYLKANGEQGRRWVPGWAVRAVPCDYLVPGYGTQNVNTLRLWSAKATDDFNLQIFNSGDFESAVRQRTAAENISNVLYPEDSTPQGKELRLQQQYFFVAASLRDLVNATLEAGASIADLPDRITFQLNDTHPVIAIPEFMRLLVDEHEVAWDQAWEISRQIFNYTCHTLLPEALEVWSVELMSRLLPRHMEIIFQINKEFLDEVRLKTGNELLVRSMSIIQEQPERAVRMAYLATVGSAKVNGVAQLHSQLLRDNVLHDFSAYWPEKFTNVTNGVTPRRFVRLSNPELSSLISDAIGSDWIRDLSQLEQLESFADDAEFRKEFAAVKAVNKSRFADLLVERDGIEIPHDALYDVMVKRLHEYKRQSLKLLHVVTLYNQVLSGQIKASDLVPRVVVFGAKAAPGYKMAKDTIALINAVAKRVNNAPELQGRLKIAFPANYNVTLAEKLIPAADLSEQISLAGKEASGTGNMKFALNGALTIGTLDGANVEIHNLVGDEHFFLFGMTEPEVEARHAAGYNPASVYENNADLKGAIDLIASGIFSDGDRSAFESVLSDWLWHDRFMTMGDYQAYLDAQAAAEARYLDQDAWNRSAILNVARTGHFSSDRSIGDYLDRIWHAAPVIVK, from the coding sequence ATGGATGCAAAAGACTTTGCCTCTGCGTTTGAACAAGAGCTGCGCTACTCCCGCGGAGTCTCCCTAACGCAGGCCTCTGAACAGGACACATACGTTGCATTTGCCCAAACCGTTCGCAGGCAACTGGTGGATCGGTGGTTAAAGACCGGCGATGCATACTCCCAGAGCACCGGAAAGACGGTTGCCTACCTATCCGCCGAGTATCTTCTTGGCCCACAGGGTGAAAACGCGCTCCTGGCGACAGGTCTGGAAGCAGCCGCGCGTACGGGGCTCAGTGATCTGGGGTTAGATCTTGATCGGATCCTTGCTTACGAGATTGAACCCGGTTTAGGCAACGGTGGCCTGGGCAGGCTTGCTGCCTGCTTCATTGACTCGCTAGCCACTTTAAACATTCCGGCCGTGGGTTACGGCATTCGCTATAACTACGGGATCTTCCGTCAAACCTTTGTTGAGGGTAAGCAGGCGGAACAGCCAGACACCTGGCTCTCGCTTGGCACCCCTTGGGAAATTGCCCACCCGGAGTTGGCTCAGCCGGTTCACTTTGGTGGGCACGTTGAAGATTATCTGAAGGCCAACGGTGAGCAGGGTCGGCGCTGGGTTCCAGGTTGGGCGGTCCGGGCAGTGCCATGCGACTACCTTGTTCCGGGTTACGGCACCCAGAACGTCAATACGTTGCGGCTGTGGAGTGCGAAGGCAACAGATGACTTCAATCTCCAAATTTTCAACTCCGGGGACTTTGAATCTGCGGTACGCCAGCGCACTGCAGCCGAGAACATTTCAAACGTGCTGTATCCAGAAGACTCCACTCCACAGGGCAAGGAGCTCCGTCTTCAGCAGCAGTACTTCTTTGTAGCCGCTTCCCTACGGGATCTGGTCAATGCAACCCTTGAAGCAGGCGCCTCGATCGCGGATCTGCCCGACCGAATTACATTCCAGCTCAATGACACTCACCCGGTCATTGCTATCCCCGAGTTCATGCGTTTGCTCGTAGACGAGCACGAGGTTGCTTGGGATCAGGCGTGGGAAATTTCCCGTCAGATCTTCAACTACACCTGCCACACCCTATTGCCCGAGGCACTTGAAGTCTGGTCCGTAGAGCTGATGAGCCGTTTGCTACCCCGCCACATGGAAATCATTTTCCAGATCAACAAGGAATTCTTGGACGAGGTCCGTCTAAAAACTGGAAACGAATTACTCGTTCGCTCGATGTCTATCATTCAGGAGCAGCCCGAGCGTGCGGTACGCATGGCCTACCTTGCTACGGTTGGTAGTGCAAAGGTTAACGGCGTCGCTCAACTGCACTCGCAACTACTGCGGGACAATGTTCTCCATGACTTCTCTGCCTACTGGCCGGAGAAGTTCACCAATGTCACCAACGGTGTTACCCCGCGCCGGTTTGTACGGCTCTCCAACCCGGAACTCTCGTCCTTGATTTCCGATGCCATTGGTTCCGATTGGATTAGGGACCTGTCCCAGCTCGAGCAGTTGGAGTCATTTGCCGACGACGCCGAGTTCCGTAAGGAATTTGCTGCGGTCAAGGCCGTCAACAAGTCCCGCTTTGCGGATCTGCTAGTGGAACGTGACGGTATTGAGATTCCACATGACGCTTTATACGACGTGATGGTCAAGCGGCTGCACGAGTACAAGCGCCAGTCGCTCAAGTTGTTGCACGTGGTCACCCTGTACAACCAGGTACTCTCCGGACAGATCAAGGCAAGTGACCTTGTGCCACGCGTAGTCGTTTTTGGTGCCAAGGCCGCACCGGGCTACAAGATGGCTAAAGACACCATTGCGTTGATCAACGCGGTGGCCAAGCGGGTAAACAACGCCCCGGAACTTCAGGGCCGTCTGAAAATCGCATTCCCGGCAAACTACAACGTGACCCTTGCGGAGAAGCTCATCCCAGCCGCAGACCTATCCGAGCAAATTTCACTTGCCGGCAAGGAGGCATCGGGAACCGGGAATATGAAGTTTGCACTCAATGGAGCCCTGACCATTGGAACGCTCGATGGTGCCAACGTGGAAATCCACAACTTGGTTGGGGACGAGCACTTCTTCCTGTTTGGTATGACCGAGCCGGAAGTTGAGGCGCGGCACGCGGCCGGTTACAACCCAGCGAGCGTGTATGAAAATAATGCAGACCTCAAGGGCGCCATTGACCTGATCGCCTCTGGTATTTTCTCGGACGGAGACCGCTCAGCCTTCGAATCCGTACTTTCAGACTGGTTGTGGCACGACCGCTTCATGACCATGGGCGACTATCAGGCCTACCTTGACGCGCAAGCCGCGGCTGAAGCCCGGTACCTCGACCAAGATGCTTGGAACCGCTCGGCCATCTTGAATGTGGCACGCACCGGACACTTCAGCTCTGACCGGTCAATCGGCGACTACCTCGACCGGATCTGGCACGCCGCCCCTGTCATTGTGAAATAG
- the sucD gene encoding succinate--CoA ligase subunit alpha, whose protein sequence is MAIFINEDSKVIVQGMTGAEGQKHTTRMLASGTNIVGGVNPRKAGTTVTFPKGDGNVDVAVYGSVAESMTATGANVSVIFVPPAHTKAAVVEAIEAGMPLVVIITEGVPVADTAEFYTLAKDKGVQLIGPNCPGIISPGLSNVGIIPADIAGKGKIGLVSKSGTLTYQMMYELREFGFSTAIGIGGDPIIGTTHIDALAAFEADPETEAIVMIGEIGGDAEERAAAYIKDHVTKPVVGYVAGFTAPEGKTMGHAGAIVSGSSGTAAAKQEALEAAGVKVGKTPSAAAELMRQIMSA, encoded by the coding sequence ATGGCAATCTTCATTAATGAAGACTCCAAGGTCATCGTTCAGGGTATGACCGGTGCCGAAGGGCAAAAGCACACCACCCGGATGCTCGCATCTGGCACCAACATTGTTGGTGGTGTGAACCCGCGCAAGGCAGGAACCACCGTTACCTTCCCTAAGGGGGACGGCAACGTAGACGTAGCAGTTTACGGTTCCGTAGCGGAATCAATGACTGCAACCGGTGCAAATGTCTCGGTTATCTTTGTTCCACCAGCACACACCAAGGCAGCGGTAGTTGAGGCTATCGAGGCAGGTATGCCGTTGGTTGTCATCATCACCGAGGGTGTTCCAGTAGCGGACACCGCGGAGTTCTACACTCTGGCAAAGGACAAGGGCGTTCAGCTCATTGGTCCAAACTGCCCAGGAATCATCAGCCCAGGCCTGTCCAACGTAGGTATTATTCCTGCAGACATCGCTGGTAAGGGCAAGATTGGTCTGGTGTCCAAGTCTGGAACCCTGACTTACCAGATGATGTACGAGCTGCGTGAGTTTGGATTCTCAACCGCGATCGGTATTGGTGGAGACCCCATCATTGGCACCACGCACATCGATGCCCTTGCCGCATTTGAGGCAGACCCAGAGACTGAAGCTATCGTGATGATCGGTGAAATCGGTGGTGACGCTGAAGAGCGCGCCGCTGCTTACATCAAGGATCACGTGACCAAGCCGGTTGTTGGCTACGTTGCTGGTTTCACCGCACCCGAGGGTAAGACCATGGGACACGCGGGAGCGATCGTTTCTGGTTCATCCGGAACCGCAGCTGCAAAGCAGGAAGCCCTTGAGGCTGCCGGCGTCAAGGTGGGTAAGACTCCTTCCGCCGCTGCAGAGCTCATGCGCCAGATCATGTCTGCGTAA
- a CDS encoding IS1249 family transposase, with protein sequence MAKTNGIKRCSICGQHLKKNGKSAAGSQRWKCTSCHAGTSFERPDNRRNAQVNQFAAWLLSTRPQAQVTAASDRSFRRNTAWCWHIIPLIPLTGEVYDEILIDGIHIGKMVCLIARTPQFVVGWYWAQSESTETWRALLNQFPPPRVVVCDGGTGMNSALRMAWPHTKIQRCLYHVQAHVRSKLTMNPRLLAGQRLAVLTKNLTPITSAEEAILWTKSLNLWYRDWAQMLKERTYISTKNGRTRWEYTHKNLRNAYFHLEHLVIKNQMFTFLEPNLADLTVDRTTNYLEGRINSQLRTLLKAHRGMPFTQQQRLVEWYLHSRSQFPMTPKELAQQAKETHHQIQNQVQTINDSDIGQPALYDTGLGEDFQWTTTS encoded by the coding sequence ATGGCGAAAACAAATGGAATTAAGCGCTGTTCGATCTGCGGGCAGCATCTGAAAAAGAACGGCAAGAGTGCAGCTGGATCCCAACGTTGGAAATGCACGTCTTGTCATGCTGGAACCAGCTTTGAACGCCCTGATAATCGCCGTAATGCCCAAGTGAACCAGTTCGCTGCGTGGTTGTTATCAACGCGCCCACAAGCCCAGGTAACAGCAGCTTCTGATCGTTCTTTTCGCCGCAACACAGCATGGTGTTGGCATATCATTCCTCTGATTCCCTTAACAGGAGAGGTCTATGACGAAATCCTGATCGACGGTATCCATATCGGCAAGATGGTCTGCTTAATCGCTAGAACCCCACAGTTTGTTGTGGGCTGGTACTGGGCCCAATCTGAATCAACCGAAACCTGGCGCGCATTACTCAACCAGTTTCCACCACCACGCGTAGTGGTGTGTGATGGCGGAACCGGCATGAACTCCGCACTAAGAATGGCTTGGCCGCATACCAAGATTCAACGCTGTCTTTACCATGTTCAAGCCCATGTTCGTAGCAAATTAACCATGAATCCGCGTCTATTAGCAGGTCAAAGGCTCGCAGTTCTAACGAAGAACTTAACGCCCATAACCTCTGCAGAGGAAGCAATCTTGTGGACCAAATCCTTAAACCTTTGGTACCGAGACTGGGCACAAATGCTCAAAGAACGCACCTATATCTCAACAAAAAATGGGCGCACACGTTGGGAATACACCCACAAAAACCTGCGTAACGCCTACTTCCATTTAGAACACCTCGTAATCAAAAACCAGATGTTCACGTTTCTAGAACCCAACCTCGCCGACCTCACAGTTGACCGCACCACCAACTACCTCGAAGGCAGGATTAACTCCCAACTACGGACCCTACTCAAAGCCCACCGAGGCATGCCATTCACCCAACAACAACGCCTTGTGGAGTGGTATCTACATTCCAGATCCCAGTTCCCCATGACACCAAAAGAGCTCGCCCAACAGGCCAAAGAAACCCACCATCAGATCCAAAACCAAGTCCAAACAATCAACGACTCAGACATCGGACAACCAGCCCTATACGACACAGGTCTAGGCGAAGATTTCCAATGGACCACCACAAGCTAA